The nucleotide window CGCTCGGACGCCCTGGCGGCGCTGCTCCCGCTCCAGCGCGCGGACTTCGTCGACCTGTTCCGGGCCATGGACGGCCTGCCGGTGACGGTCCGGCTCATCGACCCGCCGCTGCACGAGTTCCTGCCGTCGCTGGAGGAGCTGGCGGTCAACGTCGCGGTTGCCCGCGAGCGCGGCGAGGACCACGCCGAGGACGCCGAGCTGCTGGACGCCGTACGCCGGATGCACGAGCAGAACCCGATGCTGGGCCTGCGCGGCGTACGCCTGGGCCTGGTCATTCCCGGCCTGTTCGCGATGCAGGTCCGGGCGATCACCGAGGCCGCCGTGCAGCTGGCCGGCGAGGGCCTCGACCCGCACCCGGAGATCATGGTGCCGCTGGTCGGCGCCGTGCAGGAGCTGGAGATGGTCCGGCAGGAGTGCGAGCAGATCGTCGCCGAGGTCGTCGCGGACAGCGGCGTCAACGTGCTGATCGGCACGATGATCGAGGTGCCGCGGGCCGCGCTGACCGCCGGGCAGATCGCCGAGGCCGCCGACTTCTTCTCGTTCGGCACCAACGACCTGACCCAGATGGGCTGGGGCTTCTCCCGCGACGACGTCGAGGGCGCGTTCTTCTGGCGCTACCTGGAGCTGGGCATCTTCGGCATCTCGCCGTTCGAGTCGATCGACCGCGAGGGCGTCGGGCGGCTCATCCGGATCGCCGCCGAGGAGGGGCGCGCGGTGCGCCCGGAGCTGAAGCTCGGCGTCTGCGGCGAGCACGGCGGCGACCCGGAGTCGGTGCACTTCTTCCACGAGGTCGGCCTCGACTACGTCTCCTGCTCGCCGTTCCGGGTGCCGGTCGCGCGCCTGGAGGCCGGCCGGGCCGCCATCACCGGCGAGGACTCCGACAGCCGCTGACCACCCGTCCGCCGGAGGCCCGCGCCGGGCCCTCCGGCGGTAGGCTCCCGTGCCGTGCGACATGGGTTCGTCATCGGCAACACCGACGGCATCGGCCTGGCCCTGACCCGGCGGCTGCTGGCGGAGGGCTGGGCGGTCACCGGCATGTCCCGGCGGCCGGCCGCGGTCGAGCACGACCGGTACGTTCACGTGGCGGCGGACGTCGCCACGCCCGAGTTCCCGCCGAGCCTGGCCCGGGCCCTGGACGCGGCGGGCGGCGTGGACCTCTGCGTGTACGCCGCCGGCGTCGGTGACCTGCTCGACCCGGACGACCTCGCGGCGCAGACCCGGGTCCTCGAGGTGAACCTGATCGGCGCGGCCCGCGCCGTCGAGGTCGTGGTGCCGCGGATGCTGGCGGCGGGCGGCGGGCACTTCATCGGGCTGTCCAGCCTCGCGGACACGCTGATCACGCCCGTCGCGCCGGGGTACGCCGCGTCGAAGGCCGGGCTGTCGTCCTATCTGATCGCGCTGGGCGCCGCGCTGCGGCCGCGGGGGGTGCACGTCAGCACGGTCCGGTTCGGATTCGTGGACACCAAGATGGCCAAGGCGCCCGTGCGGCCCATGATGATCACCGTGGACCGGGCGGTCGACGTGCTGATGCGCTGCGTGCGTACCAGGGCGGCGGTGGTGTCGTATCCCCGGCGGATGGCGGTGCTGACCGCGGCGCTGGGACCCGTCGCCCGGGCGCGGGCCCGGCTGGGAAGCCGCTGAGAATACGGCCGTCGCCCACGTTATGTAACCGAGTGTTCATCCGCAGTGGCTATGGTGTCCGAAATATCCCACTTGTGAGTTAAGCCGGGAAGGACCGCCACGCCGATGCGCACTCTGTTGCGGCACGACGTACCCGCCTCCGTTGTCGTCTTCCTCATCGCGATCCCGCTGTCCCTCGGCATCGCCGCCGCCTCGGGCGCGCCGCTGCTCGCCGGCCTGATCGCCGCGGTCGTCGGCGGAATCGTGGCGGGCGCGCTCAGCGGGGCCCCGCTACAGGTCAGCGGCCCGGCCGCCGGCCTGACCGTGGTCGTCGCCGGCGTCGTCGCCGACTTCGGCTGGGCCGAGACGACCGCGCTCTTCGCCATGGCCGGGCTCGTCCAGATCGTGCTCGGCGTCTCCCGGCTCGGCCGGGCCGCGCTCTCCCTGTCGCCGGCCGTCGTGCACGGCATGCTCGCCGGCATCGGCATCGTCATCGCGCTCAGCCAGGTGCACGTCGTGTTCGGCGGCGCACCGCAGAGCGGTGCCTGGCAGAACCTCCGCGAACTGCCCGCACAGATCGCCGGCAACCACGGCGTCTCGATCCTCATCGGCCTGCTCACCACCGGGATCCTGCTGATCTGGCCCCGCCTCGTGAAGGTGTCCCTGTTGCCCGGGGCGCTTGTCGCGGTGGCCGTCGCGACCGCGGTGGCCGCGCTGGCGGGCCTCGAGGTGGCCCGCGTCGACCTGCCGGAGAACCCCCTCGGCGAGCTCACCTTCCCCCGCTGGCCCGACGCCGGAGCCGGCGAGATCCTCGTCGCCGTGCTGACCATCGCCCTGGTCGGCAGCGTCGAGTCGCTGCTCTCCGCGGTCGCCGTCGACCGGCTGCACAGCGGCCCGCGGGCCAACCTCAACCGCGAACTGCTCGCACAGGGCGCCGCCAACACGGTGTCGGGGGCGCTCGGCGGGCTGCCGGTCACCGGCGTCATCGTGCGCAGCTCCACGAACGTCGCGGCCGGCGCCAGGACCCGCGCCTCCGCCGTGCTGCACGGCGTGTGGATCGCGGTGTGCGT belongs to Amorphoplanes digitatis and includes:
- a CDS encoding SDR family NAD(P)-dependent oxidoreductase translates to MRHGFVIGNTDGIGLALTRRLLAEGWAVTGMSRRPAAVEHDRYVHVAADVATPEFPPSLARALDAAGGVDLCVYAAGVGDLLDPDDLAAQTRVLEVNLIGAARAVEVVVPRMLAAGGGHFIGLSSLADTLITPVAPGYAASKAGLSSYLIALGAALRPRGVHVSTVRFGFVDTKMAKAPVRPMMITVDRAVDVLMRCVRTRAAVVSYPRRMAVLTAALGPVARARARLGSR